TGAACAAAATAATCATTAGGTTGGGACGGAGAATACCTAACAAACACAACATCATCCATTTCCCTCAGAGCATTGAGAACACTCACTTTTTTTGGATTAAGGCGTGAAGTTCCTACGCTAAGGCGCGAAGCTAGGGAATATCCAGCATCTATATCTCGACTTTCAAAACCTACCTTAAAACCATTTGCCGTCTTGGAGATGTTCAGATTACCAAATTCAGTATCGCCGATGGCATTTTCTAGCTTTAGTCCATCGGGTATCTGCGTTACTTTGCTGCTAAATGGCTGATTTGTTAGTTCAACATTTGGACTGCGTAGTTTTGCTTCCGGTTTAGGTTCTACTATAGTTTCGCTAACAGTTTTACTTAGAGGTCTTACTCTGTATTTAGTACCATCTAAAGTTTTAAATTCGAGTTTACCTCTTTGGAATTTTACAGACTTGTAGTCAATGTTAGACCTGCCGAGATTGCCTATTTTACTATCTTTAGGTAAAGAGATACGACCTTCAAAGTTTTTTCCGCCAGCCAGAGAAACCCCTCCATAAAGAGATGGATAGGGCTTCCCGTACTTCTTATCAATGTTTTCTGACTCTAAAAATTTCAATTTCTCTGTTTTTCTACCCTTATAGTTGTAGCCCTCAGAGAGAAATGTAATTGCGTCCCATTTTTTAAATTTCAAGCGTTCCCCTTGAGTTCCAACCCAATCTGGGAACCAGTTGTCTCGTTTAACTTTTACTGCTTGTAAAAAGCTCAAAGGATTGCTTTGTTCATACTGAAGGGAGAGTTCGTTTTGTTGGTGCTGATTGAGCCAATTAATTACTAAACTCCACTTCATAATTTGATTAAGCCGTTCATATTGTGGCTCATAGCGAGCAACTTCTTTATAGTGGTTGTTCCACCAGTTCAGAAAGGCAGCGGTATCTGGAGGCGCATTTGTTTCCTTGTTTGATTGAGGGCGGTCAGAAGAAGCAGCTTTGATCTGTGTGGCATTAGGAGCAAAAATAATATCCCTATTTTCATTTGCTACTTGAAATCCCTTGTCGTCTGGTTCAAGCCAAAGCCGAACATAGTTTGATTGTTTAAGTTCTGATTTATAAATTGGTGAAACAGCGATTCTGGTCTCTGGGTTAAAGCCTTCAATGTCAGTTTCTAGAGTAGCTTTTTGAAAGTTGAATTCCCAGATTTTCATCAATAAGTCGGTATAGAACAGGGTCATTCCGACTTCCGTTCCTTGTAAACCCTCTTTTTTATCTTGCAAATTACCATTATATCGAGCTATCTGGAAACCATTTTTTTGTTGTGCGTTTAACAAATCATAAATTTCTTTCTTCTTGCTAGAAATTATTTCCTTCTTTTTCCAAGGTATTTCTTGTTCAAGATACTTTTCCCATTCGCTCTCCAACTTTTTTTGCTCGTGGTCTATGGCAATAATTTTTGCATGTATTTCTTCAGGAGATAAGCCAGATTCAAGTGCTTGCTGTATTTCTTTTTGAGATTGTTCTTTTGACTGCTTAATGCTCTGTTGACTTGCTTTATACTTTTTATCTTTATATATATTTAATTCCTTTTCAATTTCTGCTGCAAGTTTTTCTTTGCTAAATGCTTGATTTACAAGTTCTTCTGAACTCAAAAAATTTTCCAATTTAGCAATTAAATTGAAATAAGATTTTTTGTCTTGACGTAATAAACCCTGCTTTGCTTCTTGAATATCTTGGTCACTAATTATGAGTTTACCATCTAGTTTGAGTTTTTGGAGTAAAGGTTTTGCCTTCTCTAAAGCTTGTGCAATACGAGGATAGTCAAATTCCCAATCTAGAGAAAAGAGACTACCATTGATATTATTAAAATCTGACTGCCAAAGTGCTGCAATATCTTCTACGCGCAGACCTTGATGTTTACGCTTATCTTTATCTTTATAAATCTTACGACCGCCCACATTCAAACTGGAACCATTAACTTGAGCAAAGGTAATATCATCAACCTGATTAAGGAAACTTTGCAGGTCATTCTGGCTGTTGATGGTGGTTTCAAAGTATCCGTAAGCACTACTAAAGATTTGTTCGCCGTTTATCGGCTCTTTTCTAGAAATAACAGATGACTGCTTGTCAGGAGCAATTTCGTACTCAAATACCTCAATGATTTTAGGCTTTTCTCCTTGATCTTTGCGGTGACGATCAGCAATATGGGCAAGGTCATCCATACGCTGTTCTTTGGAAGCAGTGTTAGGCACTAGGGCAACTATTTTCCCATCACCGACATAGCGAGAGCGAGTGCTACCATACTCAAAATTGGCAACAGGACTTATAAAGTCATAGCGCACTGCTGGGAGGTCGTAGACACCCTGACTTATTTTTTCGGTGGAAAGCCCTTTGCCTGAAAGAGCAGTCATTAGTAACCAATCTCTTAATTGATCATCTTTTTGGCGTTTCGTCAACTTATAAAAGCCCTCATTCGGCTCAAAATTGACCGTCTGAGGTCGATTCAGGGGAAAGTTTTTGTCGGTTATGACTTCTATCGGTTGTACTACAGCTTGGGAAGCGCTGGTTTGGGCGTACACCATCCCCAAAGCTACAGGAGATGCAACAAGAACAGTGATACTCAACAAATCAATGATTTTTCTCATGACTGATTCCTCCTTGCGTTTATGGTTTTTGTAATTGGCGATAGAGTTCTAAATAGTCCTCATTATCTTTTTTGAGTTGCTCCCCTGGTTGTCCAGCAACATATCGCACCAAGGATTCTTCATAGAGTTCCAGCACTCGTGACATCCGTTCATCTTTGCCAAGGATAGGTGCGTTATTAAAAAATTCTTTAGATGCTTTTAGCACTGCTTCATCATTCTGAACTTGCTTCGCCATCAGAATCATGTCATAAGCCTTTTGTCGTACTGCAAGCGTCGTCTGTTCTCGCATGACGATATAACCAGTCACAACTATCAATACACTTGCAACCATCGCTTGTAGCTTGATGCGCTTGTCTTGAGCACTGAAAAGCCACGGTAACAAAGGTTCTGTGCTGAGTCGAGGTTTTATAGATGCAGGTGTGAGGATAGGAGATGATTCTGAGTGTCCTGTAGGGGGTGTTACCAAGACGCGATGTCTGGTGACAAACCCTTCCCCTCTGGTTTCATCTTCAAACAAACTATTTTCTAGATAGCCGCAGATAGGTGCAAAATCTAGTTCTGCCAAGTCTGGACTACTATCAACTACTACTTTCCAAACACTTGGTACATCTGCTTTTGTCTGAGGTGGATGTTGTAATACACTGTTAAGTGCCTCCCATAACTGGACTGCGATTTTGGTCGATTTGCTGGTAGATTTGATTGGCTTTGTTTTGCTATTAGGGGACTCCATCCAACCTTCACGAGGTTCTGATAGCCCAATGCTGTACCAAAGTTGAATTGCTTCTGCAATATAAAACACCCTTGTTGTTTCCTTGGCTTCATCTGAATCAATGTATGCATTCATCCATGCAAAACCTTTGTTGGCTCCTATAAGCAGGGGATATCCATCCCAAGCGGATGGTACACCAGATTCCATCTCGTCTTGCAATCTGTTTTTCAAGTCCAGCAGTTCATTACGTGCTTTGTAAGCTTTTGCCAGATTGGGATTATAGGTAATTGCTTTTTGGACAGAGATGAAAGCATTAAACAATTGATGGCTACGTACCAAACTCACTGAATGCAAGTGATATAAACTAGCCAAAAGTTGAAAAATTGTTAAGTTATAAGGATACTTTTTTAAAAATTTCCTTAACTCCCTAATTCCAGGTTGCAAATTCTTGGCGTTTTGGGCATACTGGTCTTTGGTTTCTGCATCCCAACACTTTGACAAAGTTTTTAAGTAGTAAATCTCTACTAGTTCACCTTGAAACTCAATATTATTCGGTAACCATTTCAGCCGTTGCTCACAGCAATTAATCGCTTTGTGCCATTTTTTAGCTTCTTTATACACAGTAATTCGTGTCTGCCAAGCTTCTCCTAATAAATTTTTTACTTCTTGAGCAGATACAGGAGATAATTTCAATAGCTGCTGAATATAGTCGATATGAACAAATGCACGCTCTTTCCAAGACAGTTTTCTAGACTTTAATATCAATCCGTTGTAGAAAGCGCAGTGAGTGTTAATAAATAATTCATTCATTAAGTGCTGACGCAGTTTTACAGGATCGTTCATTATCTGAACACCAGGCTTATTGGCTACAATTAACGTAATTGTCTGCCATAAATCTGGCTTATTTAGTAAAGCCTTTAATTCAATTTGCATCTGATTCCAGAAAAAATCAGCCCTTTGCCACTTGGCAGCAATTTCTGCTTCTATTGCTAGTTTATGCTGAAGTAATAAATGCCCTAATTGACCTTTTAAATCTAACCCCAATTCAGTAAATTTCTGCCAAGTAGCGAAATCTTGGTTGGCAAGCTGTAACAGATTTTTCCCAGCTTGTTGGTCAGCAGTTAATTCTGTTTCCTCGGAACTCAGGTTATAAAGATTTGCTGAGATAACAGGGAATACTCGCTCTTGAGGACGACATAAAAGTGCTATCATCATAAAAAACTCTGGTAGATGATTATGTGTTTGCTATCAAAAATCTAAATTTGAAATAATAATTTTTTCCCAATCGACTTTGTAAGTCAATATATTAGCTAATACCAAAAATCAATTATTAGTGCAATACAGTAAAGTGCAATTTTACAAGTGGCACAATCTTAAGTAAACTTATTACAGCGCAATTTCAAGTTGATGGAGTACAGAATTTAGGTCTGCTAGCCAGACATAAAAGCTGTTTAACTCCTGA
The Nostoc punctiforme PCC 73102 genome window above contains:
- a CDS encoding tetratricopeptide repeat protein, coding for MMIALLCRPQERVFPVISANLYNLSSEETELTADQQAGKNLLQLANQDFATWQKFTELGLDLKGQLGHLLLQHKLAIEAEIAAKWQRADFFWNQMQIELKALLNKPDLWQTITLIVANKPGVQIMNDPVKLRQHLMNELFINTHCAFYNGLILKSRKLSWKERAFVHIDYIQQLLKLSPVSAQEVKNLLGEAWQTRITVYKEAKKWHKAINCCEQRLKWLPNNIEFQGELVEIYYLKTLSKCWDAETKDQYAQNAKNLQPGIRELRKFLKKYPYNLTIFQLLASLYHLHSVSLVRSHQLFNAFISVQKAITYNPNLAKAYKARNELLDLKNRLQDEMESGVPSAWDGYPLLIGANKGFAWMNAYIDSDEAKETTRVFYIAEAIQLWYSIGLSEPREGWMESPNSKTKPIKSTSKSTKIAVQLWEALNSVLQHPPQTKADVPSVWKVVVDSSPDLAELDFAPICGYLENSLFEDETRGEGFVTRHRVLVTPPTGHSESSPILTPASIKPRLSTEPLLPWLFSAQDKRIKLQAMVASVLIVVTGYIVMREQTTLAVRQKAYDMILMAKQVQNDEAVLKASKEFFNNAPILGKDERMSRVLELYEESLVRYVAGQPGEQLKKDNEDYLELYRQLQKP